DNA from Streptomyces sp. Edi4:
GGGTTCGGCCTGCGCAAGGACCGCCTTATACGCCAACTCCTGCGTCAATGGGCCGAGTTGGACCGCGATCCGGTGCTCGACCGGAACCTGGTCAGGCCCGCCCTGAACCTGGCGTGGCTCATACCATCGGTGCTGCTGTGCGGGGCGGGTCTCGCCTTCTGCCTCGTGTTGCCCGCGACCGCCGACCCGGGCCACGACACGTACGCCCTCGTCGTCTACGGCATGGGGCTCGGCCTGATCTGCTGGCTCACCGGGCTCGTGGGCGTGGCCAAGGCGGCGGCGTACCGGCGCTGGGTGCAGCGTTGCCTCGGGGCGCGTACCACGCTGGGCCTGCGCGGGTGACCCGGCTCTATTCTGGGGAGGCCGCGGCGTCACGCGGCAACACATTCCGGGGGAAGGGCAGCCGCTGTGCAGTGGTACTGGTGGATTCTGATCGTGTTCTGGATGGGGGGGTTCGGGTGGGCGATCGACAACGCCCGTACCGCCCTGCGTACGCGGCACGAGCGCAAGATGGAGCGTCTTGAGGCGGCGAAGCAGGAACGCCTCGCCCTGGAATCCGCGCACAAGGCGCCCGAGCCGGTGTGCGGCTGCACGCACCATCTGGCCAAGCACGACAAGGCCGGCAAGTGCCATGAGCGGGTGGAGGTTCCGGTCGCGTGGGACGAGAGCAAGAAGCCGTTGCGGTTTGAATCCGGCCAGTGCAACTGTCAGCAATACGTCGGGCCGCAGCCCCTCTCCCAGGTCTACGCGGATCCCCTGACCGACCTGTCCTGACCCGCGTCGCCTCACGTCAGGGGCGTACGGGCGCGTCGCCTCACGTCAGGGGCGTACCGGATTGCCGATGAGCATCGTGGGGGCGCCGGCCACCCTGGTCAGGAAGACCGTGGCGGAATGCGGTCCGGCCGGCTTCACCCGTCGGCGTACCTCCTCCGGCTCCACCGCCGACCCCCGCTTCTTCACGGTCAGCACCCCCACCTCCCGCTCCCGCAACAGCCCCTTCAACTTCTTGAGGTTGAAGGGGAGTTGGTCGGTGATCTCGTACGCGGAGGCGTAGGGAGACGCGTACGGCTCGTCACTCGTCACGTACGCGATCGTCTCGTCGATCAGCCTCCCCCCGCACCGCTGTGCGATCTCGGCGACCAGATGCGCGCGGATGACCGCGCCGTCCGGCTCGTACAGATAGCGCCCCACCGGCCCCACCGGCGGCGCGGCGAGCGGCGCGGCCGTCCACAGCGAGGCGGACGCGGGCAGGAGTGTGGCGCGGACCGCGCCGGGCGTCACGCCCGTGCCGAACCACAGCACCGCCTCCTTCACGTCGCCCCCGTCCGAGATCCACTCCGCCTCGGCCCGCGGCGGGATCGCCTCGTGCGGGATGCCCGGGGCGACCTTCAGCGCCGCGAAGGGCGCGGCGAGGGCCGCCGAGGTCGCCCAGGACAGCGGCGGCGCGTACGCCTCCGGGTCGAAAATCCTGCCCCGCCCGCCTCGTCGCGCCGGGTCCACGAAGACCGCGTCGTAGGGCGCCGTGTCGATGTCCGTCACGTCCGCGCAGCGCACCTCGATCAGGTCCCCGAGGCCAAGTGCCTCCGCGTTGGCGCGGGCCACCGCCGCCGTCAGCGGGTCGCGGTCGACCGCGAGGACGCGGATCCCGGCCCGCGCGAGCGCCAGCGCGTCGCCGCCGATGCCGCAGCACAGATCCGCGACCGCGCGCACTCCCCGCGCGCTGAAGGTCTTCGCGCGGTGCGTGGCCACCGAGGCACGGGTGGACTGCTCGACGCCGTTGGGCGTGAAGAACATCCGGTACGCGTCCGCCGCGCCGAACTTCGCCACCGCCCGCTGCCGCAGCCGCGCCTGCCCCAGCGCCGCCGACACCAGCCCCGCGTCGTGCTCGCGGCGCAGCCGGGTGGCCACCGCCAGCTCCTGGGCCGGGTCGTACTCGCGCAGGGATGCGAGCAGCGCCCGGCCCTCGTCGGTCAGGAGCAGGGCGAAGGTGTCGAGGTCGTTCACCCCGTCATTGTCGTCCAGCGCGCGACCCGCTGTGGGCCAGGCGGGCGATGGTGGGGACCGTGGCGGCGGTGTCGCCGGGGTCGGCGGGCGCGCGCCTGACAGGATGCGGCGCCATGCAACTAGTACGACAAAAGGGAAAAAACAGGACCAAGGTCGCCTGTGCCGTCCTGGGGCTCGCCGCCGCCCTGCTCGCCTCCGGGTGCTCCTCCGAGGACGCGGGGCACGGCCGGCCCGGGCCGGGGGCCGCCAAGCAGGGGCCCGCCGGCGCGCTCGCCGACTACTCCACGCAGCTCAAGCAGGCCGAGGCCGCCCGCCTCGCGGCCGTCAAGAAGTGGGGTCTCGCCAAGCCGCCCCTGCTCGCGCCCCCCGTGCCCGCCGTCAAACCGAAGATCACCAACCGCCCGGGGTTCGAGACCGACGGCGGCGACTCGCTGCCGCCCGTCTTCACCACCGTCCCCACCAAGGACAAGATCGTCTTTCTGACGATCGACGACGGCGCCGAGAAGGACCCCACCTTCCTGAAGATGATGCAGGAACTGCGCATCCCCTACAGCGCGTTCCTCAGCGACTACCTGGTCAAGGACGACCACGAGTACTTCAAGAAGATGCAGAGCCTCGGCGTCACGCTCAACAACCACACCCTCAACCACCGGTACATGCCCGCGCTCTCCTACGACGAGCAGCGGCGCGAGATCTGCGACCAGCAGGACAAGATCGGCAAGTGGGCGGGCAAGCGGCCCCGGCTGTTCCGGCCGCCGTACGGCAACTACAACGAGGACACCCTCAAGGCCGCCCAGTCCTGCGGGATCCAGGCCGCGCCGCTGTGGGCCGAGGAGGCCTTCACCGACCACATGGAGTGGCGCGAGTGGGACCGCGACCTGCACCCCGGCGACATCATCCTGACCCACTTCCGCGGCCGTCAGGACTGGAACGGCACCATGCCCGACATGGTCCGCCAGGTGATGAAGGTGATCACCGACAAGGGGTACGCCGTGGCCCGGCTCGAGGACTACGTGTGACCCGGTCCAGGGAGACGGGGTGAGGTGGGCGCACCGGCTGCGGGGCGCCCTGGCCGGGCTGCTCGCGGTCGGTGCGCTGCTCGGCCCGCTGGCCGGGTGCTCGGAGCCGAGCGCGCCCGTCGCCCCCTTCCAGCGGCTCGGGCGCAGGGCCGCCCACCCCACCTCGGTGCCGCGCGCCGGGGCCGCCGCGCGGGCGGCCGCCGCCCGGCGCTGGGGCCTTGCCGCCCCGCTCGCCCCCGCCCCGCGCCCGCCGTCCGGCCGCGCCGGCGCGCGCCTGCCCTTCGTCGTGGACCGGGTGCCGGTACGGGCGAGAGTGGTCTTCCTGACCTTCGACGACGGGCCGGTGACCGACCCCGGCTTCCCGCGGATGATCCGCGATCTTGAGCTGCCCGTCGCGCTGTTCCTCACGAGCGCGAACCCCGGCGGCGCCCTCGCCCCCGACGCCGCGACGCGCGAGCGCCTGGACGAGCTGCGCGCCCTTGGCGCCGGGCTCTACAACCACACCCTGGACCACCGCGACCTGCGGACCCTGGACCACGCGGGCCAGCGGGCGCAGATCTGCGGGCAGCGGGACCGTATCGCCGCCCGGTTCGGCAGCCGTCCGAGACTGTTCCGGCCGCCCTACGGTGCCTACGACGCCACCACGCTGCGGGCCGCGAAGGAGTGCGGGGTGGGCGCGGTCGTCCTGGCCCGCGTCACGATGACGGCCGACGGCCCGCGCTATGCCCGAGGCGCCCGGTCCCTGCGGCCCGGGGACATCGTGCGGGTGCGGCTCGGGCCCGGCGCGGACGCGACCCGGCTGACCGCGCGGGCGCTGGACCACATCCGGACGCGGGGGTTCACGGTGGGCCGGATCGAGGACTATCTCTGACCTGATCGCGCCCCCGCCTCTGTCCCCGCTTCTGACCTGATCGCGCCCCGCCTCTGTCCCCGCTTCTGACCTGATCGCGCCCCGCCTCTGCCCCCGCCTCTGACCCGACCGAGTCCCCCGTGCCCCCCGGACCGATCCGCCGCAGAGGCGCGAAATTGGCACTCCGCTTGACCGAGTGCTAACCGTCGTCCTAGTCTCGCTTCTGGCACTCCCCACCGGAGAGTGCCAACACAGCGACGGGCAGGTCCGGCACCCGCGACGACGGATCCACCTGGTCGCCACCCCAGACAGTTAACCCCGTGAGATCTCCGAAGGGGGAGACCGGAACGTGACGACCGTCAGCTCCAAGGTTGCCATCAAGCCGCTCGAGGACCGCATTGTGGTCCAGCCGCTCGACGCCGAGCAGACCACGGCCTCCGGCCTGGTCATTCCGGACACCGCGAAGGAGAAGCCCCAGGAGGGCGCCGTCCTCGCCGTTGGTCCGGGCCGCTTCGAGAACGGCGAGCGCCTGCCGCTCGACGTCAAGGTCGGCGACGTCGTGCTCTACAGCAAGTACGGCGGCACCGAGGTGAAGTACAACGGCGACGAGTACCTCGTCCTCTCGGCCCGCGACGTGCTCGCGATCATCGAGAAGTAATTACCGAAGCAATTCGGTAATTCATCGAAGTACTTCCTCGAAGCCAATGCTTTGAGAGCTGCGCCCCTGGTCACCCCGCTGATTGCCGGGCGGCGAGGGGCGCAGTG
Protein-coding regions in this window:
- a CDS encoding class I SAM-dependent methyltransferase; amino-acid sequence: MDDNDGVNDLDTFALLLTDEGRALLASLREYDPAQELAVATRLRREHDAGLVSAALGQARLRQRAVAKFGAADAYRMFFTPNGVEQSTRASVATHRAKTFSARGVRAVADLCCGIGGDALALARAGIRVLAVDRDPLTAAVARANAEALGLGDLIEVRCADVTDIDTAPYDAVFVDPARRGGRGRIFDPEAYAPPLSWATSAALAAPFAALKVAPGIPHEAIPPRAEAEWISDGGDVKEAVLWFGTGVTPGAVRATLLPASASLWTAAPLAAPPVGPVGRYLYEPDGAVIRAHLVAEIAQRCGGRLIDETIAYVTSDEPYASPYASAYEITDQLPFNLKKLKGLLREREVGVLTVKKRGSAVEPEEVRRRVKPAGPHSATVFLTRVAGAPTMLIGNPVRP
- a CDS encoding polysaccharide deacetylase family protein — protein: MQLVRQKGKNRTKVACAVLGLAAALLASGCSSEDAGHGRPGPGAAKQGPAGALADYSTQLKQAEAARLAAVKKWGLAKPPLLAPPVPAVKPKITNRPGFETDGGDSLPPVFTTVPTKDKIVFLTIDDGAEKDPTFLKMMQELRIPYSAFLSDYLVKDDHEYFKKMQSLGVTLNNHTLNHRYMPALSYDEQRREICDQQDKIGKWAGKRPRLFRPPYGNYNEDTLKAAQSCGIQAAPLWAEEAFTDHMEWREWDRDLHPGDIILTHFRGRQDWNGTMPDMVRQVMKVITDKGYAVARLEDYV
- a CDS encoding polysaccharide deacetylase family protein encodes the protein MRWAHRLRGALAGLLAVGALLGPLAGCSEPSAPVAPFQRLGRRAAHPTSVPRAGAAARAAAARRWGLAAPLAPAPRPPSGRAGARLPFVVDRVPVRARVVFLTFDDGPVTDPGFPRMIRDLELPVALFLTSANPGGALAPDAATRERLDELRALGAGLYNHTLDHRDLRTLDHAGQRAQICGQRDRIAARFGSRPRLFRPPYGAYDATTLRAAKECGVGAVVLARVTMTADGPRYARGARSLRPGDIVRVRLGPGADATRLTARALDHIRTRGFTVGRIEDYL
- the groES gene encoding co-chaperone GroES — translated: MTTVSSKVAIKPLEDRIVVQPLDAEQTTASGLVIPDTAKEKPQEGAVLAVGPGRFENGERLPLDVKVGDVVLYSKYGGTEVKYNGDEYLVLSARDVLAIIEK